A single region of the Anaerostipes rhamnosivorans genome encodes:
- a CDS encoding single-stranded DNA-binding protein, which produces MNKVILMGRLTRDPDVRYSQGERATAVARYTLAVNRRFKRDGEPDADFINCVAFGRAGEFAEKYFRQGIKIVISGRIQTGSYTNKDGMKVYTTDVIVEEQDFCESKAATDQYNGGGMQTANPSKPPQPSQAAGDGFMNIPDGLEEELPFS; this is translated from the coding sequence ATGAATAAAGTGATTTTGATGGGCCGTCTTACCAGGGACCCGGATGTGAGATACTCACAGGGTGAAAGAGCGACGGCAGTTGCAAGATATACTTTAGCTGTTAACAGGAGATTTAAAAGGGATGGCGAACCGGATGCAGACTTTATCAACTGCGTCGCATTTGGACGTGCCGGCGAATTCGCCGAGAAGTATTTCCGTCAGGGAATCAAGATCGTCATTTCCGGAAGGATCCAGACAGGCAGTTACACCAACAAAGACGGAATGAAGGTCTATACAACCGACGTGATCGTGGAGGAACAGGATTTCTGCGAGAGCAAAGCGGCTACAGACCAGTATAACGGGGGAGGCATGCAGACAGCCAATCCTTCAAAACCGCCGCAGCCAAGCCAGGCCGCAGGAGATGGTTTTATGAACATTCCGGACGGATTGGAAGAGGAACTGCCATTTAGTTAA
- the rpsR gene encoding 30S ribosomal protein S18: protein MAYNRGDSPNRRRGGRRRRKVCAFCTEADAVIDYKDVATLKKYVSERGKILPRRITGTCAKHQRAVTSAIKRARHLALMPYTQD, encoded by the coding sequence ATGGCTTACAATAGAGGTGATTCTCCGAACAGGAGAAGAGGCGGACGCAGAAGAAGAAAAGTATGTGCATTCTGTACAGAAGCCGATGCCGTTATCGATTATAAAGATGTAGCGACATTAAAGAAGTATGTTTCTGAGAGAGGTAAGATCTTACCGAGACGTATCACAGGAACATGTGCAAAGCATCAGAGAGCTGTCACAAGTGCTATCAAAAGAGCAAGACATCTCGCTTTAATGCCTTATACACAGGATTAA
- a CDS encoding DUF362 domain-containing protein — protein MAYVISDACISCGACEGTCPAGAISEGDGQYVIDADTCLDCGACADGCPTGAISQE, from the coding sequence ATGGCATATGTAATTTCAGACGCTTGTATCTCTTGCGGAGCTTGCGAAGGAACTTGCCCGGCAGGAGCTATCAGCGAAGGGGACGGACAGTACGTAATCGACGCAGATACATGCTTAGACTGCGGAGCTTGCGCAGACGGATGTCCAACTGGCGCTATCAGCCAGGAATAA
- a CDS encoding MerR family transcriptional regulator, producing MKEKRRMISEAAKELGLETYTLRAWEEELKLNIPRNDKGYRYYGEKELHTFMKIRDMRDEGMSMDEIKEALPKNVIPFPAGGSSVGPQDKMEQFQSVMVKIMGRALNEQKNQLSRDIGDQVSRQVAKEMDYQFRQKEESEEKRFQKIDELIRLQQQSREEIAATKERGFFFKKKKRNRE from the coding sequence ATGAAGGAAAAAAGACGAATGATTTCTGAAGCGGCCAAAGAATTAGGGTTAGAAACCTATACTCTGAGGGCCTGGGAGGAAGAGCTGAAACTTAATATTCCGCGGAATGACAAAGGCTACCGTTACTATGGGGAAAAAGAATTACATACATTTATGAAGATCCGTGATATGAGGGATGAGGGTATGAGCATGGATGAAATCAAAGAAGCTCTGCCGAAGAATGTCATTCCTTTTCCCGCAGGCGGGAGCAGTGTGGGTCCGCAGGATAAAATGGAGCAGTTCCAAAGTGTTATGGTTAAGATTATGGGACGAGCTTTAAATGAGCAGAAAAACCAGCTGAGCAGGGACATTGGGGATCAGGTCTCCAGGCAGGTGGCAAAAGAGATGGATTACCAGTTCCGTCAGAAGGAGGAGTCAGAAGAAAAGCGGTTCCAAAAAATTGATGAGTTGATCCGTCTGCAGCAGCAAAGCCGGGAAGAGATCGCAGCTACAAAAGAAAGAGGCTTCTTTTTCAAAAAGAAAAAAAGAAACCGCGAATAA
- a CDS encoding PTS sugar transporter subunit IIA yields MKRDMIYKELIQLDMEAADTDDFFNKMAAKLEELGFVKDSFVDAIKTREKNFPTALAVEPYPVAIPHADPEHILKPFIAPVRLKEPIKWCEMAANDVEHDVRFVFMLGFKRSDEHVELLQVLVANFQDEDLMKRLMEAKTKEEYMEAILSMEGL; encoded by the coding sequence TTGAAACGCGACATGATTTACAAAGAGCTGATTCAGCTGGATATGGAAGCGGCCGACACCGATGACTTTTTTAATAAGATGGCTGCGAAACTAGAAGAGCTCGGTTTTGTAAAGGATTCGTTTGTGGATGCAATCAAGACAAGAGAGAAAAACTTCCCGACGGCACTTGCTGTAGAGCCGTATCCGGTAGCGATCCCTCATGCAGACCCGGAACATATCCTGAAGCCTTTTATTGCGCCAGTCAGGTTAAAGGAACCGATTAAATGGTGCGAGATGGCAGCAAACGATGTGGAACACGATGTGAGGTTTGTCTTTATGCTGGGCTTCAAGCGGTCCGATGAACATGTGGAACTGCTTCAAGTGCTGGTGGCCAATTTCCAGGATGAAGATCTGATGAAACGTCTTATGGAAGCCAAGACAAAAGAAGAGTACATGGAAGCGATCCTTTCTATGGAAGGATTATAA
- a CDS encoding DHH family phosphoesterase: MKNKNTSVNISKDIIWPVLAGLLFLIADILVFSIDVKSGVILACFVFVFLLFSLFYYPYHKKKMMQETMDFMFEQSRVQNHLIKELPLPYVLIGGDGDIMWYNQAFEKILDGKSISKLQQMFPELDKNLLPSEMNHSVSHVKKETLEKDQERTCFYKIEFVRIQMDSLIDEETESKSKQWLRDQSMVAAYFFDQTMLKMYMEQNENQRMVVGLIYIDNYEELLDNVDEVKQSMLLALADQKINKFIQNISGIVKKTEKDKYLIIFQQKYLEKVKKEKFHILEEVKSINLGSSGNMTLSISLGINGQSYQENYEAACTAMDLALGRGGDQAVIKDGEDISYFGENAAVVEKNTRVKARVKAHALRELLESKDNVVIMSHKIPDPDAMGAAVGLYRLGLSLGRKAHIVMNEATISVRPIVEELLACEEYDEDMFITSDTAKEITDDNTLLIVVDVNHASYTECEELLDQTNTIVILDHHRKGKETIKYPVLSYIEPYASSTCELVAEVLQYIATKPKLLPVEANAMYFGMLIDTDNFVNKTGVRTFEAAAFLKRSGADLNKVRKMSRTSLDTYKIRAKAVSDAEIMYGSFAIATLVGIGIDSPTVVGAQVANELLDIDGIKASFVLTGVEERVYVSARSIDEVNVQKIMEQFGGGGHLTVAGAQMVDVSLYDAKQIIKGTLQFMKEEGDI; the protein is encoded by the coding sequence ATGAAAAATAAAAATACAAGTGTAAATATCAGTAAAGATATCATTTGGCCGGTTCTGGCAGGACTGTTGTTTCTGATCGCGGACATTCTGGTATTTTCTATTGATGTGAAGTCAGGTGTGATCCTGGCCTGCTTTGTGTTCGTTTTTCTGCTGTTTTCTTTGTTTTATTATCCCTACCATAAAAAGAAAATGATGCAGGAAACTATGGACTTTATGTTTGAGCAGAGCCGTGTCCAGAATCATCTGATCAAGGAACTGCCCCTGCCCTATGTACTCATCGGCGGGGACGGAGATATCATGTGGTATAATCAGGCGTTTGAGAAGATCCTGGATGGGAAGAGCATATCCAAGCTGCAGCAGATGTTTCCGGAACTGGACAAAAATCTTCTGCCGTCGGAGATGAACCACTCAGTTTCCCATGTAAAAAAAGAGACACTGGAGAAGGACCAGGAAAGGACCTGCTTTTATAAGATCGAGTTCGTCAGGATCCAGATGGACAGCCTCATTGATGAGGAGACGGAGAGCAAGTCAAAGCAGTGGCTCAGGGATCAGTCTATGGTGGCTGCTTACTTTTTTGACCAGACCATGCTCAAGATGTATATGGAGCAGAACGAAAACCAGCGGATGGTGGTGGGGCTGATCTATATTGACAACTATGAGGAGCTGCTTGACAATGTGGACGAGGTAAAGCAGTCCATGCTTCTGGCGTTAGCCGATCAAAAGATCAACAAGTTTATCCAGAATATTTCCGGTATCGTTAAGAAGACGGAGAAGGATAAGTATCTGATCATCTTTCAGCAGAAGTATCTGGAGAAGGTAAAGAAGGAAAAGTTCCATATCTTAGAGGAAGTAAAAAGCATCAACCTGGGCAGCAGCGGCAATATGACGCTGAGTATCAGTCTTGGGATCAACGGACAGAGTTATCAGGAGAATTACGAGGCAGCGTGTACGGCTATGGATCTAGCCCTGGGCCGCGGCGGTGACCAGGCGGTGATCAAAGACGGTGAAGATATTTCTTACTTTGGGGAAAATGCAGCCGTGGTGGAGAAAAACACCCGGGTCAAGGCCAGAGTCAAGGCGCATGCGCTGAGAGAGCTTCTGGAATCCAAGGATAACGTGGTCATCATGAGCCACAAGATACCGGATCCGGATGCCATGGGCGCTGCGGTGGGTCTGTACCGGCTGGGTCTATCTCTGGGAAGAAAAGCCCATATCGTTATGAATGAGGCGACGATCTCCGTGCGCCCTATCGTGGAGGAACTTCTGGCGTGTGAGGAATACGATGAGGATATGTTCATTACCAGCGATACGGCTAAGGAGATTACAGACGACAATACACTGCTGATCGTGGTGGATGTGAATCACGCAAGCTATACAGAGTGTGAGGAGCTTCTCGATCAGACCAACACCATAGTCATACTGGATCATCACAGGAAGGGCAAGGAAACCATCAAATATCCAGTACTCTCTTATATTGAGCCATATGCGTCATCTACCTGTGAGCTGGTAGCGGAGGTTCTGCAGTATATTGCTACAAAACCCAAGCTCTTACCAGTGGAGGCCAATGCCATGTATTTTGGCATGCTCATAGACACGGATAACTTTGTCAACAAGACAGGTGTCCGGACATTTGAGGCCGCGGCCTTTTTAAAGCGCAGCGGAGCCGACTTAAATAAGGTCAGGAAGATGTCCAGGACCAGTCTGGATACCTACAAGATCCGGGCCAAAGCAGTCAGTGACGCTGAGATTATGTACGGTTCTTTTGCCATTGCCACTTTGGTAGGTATCGGAATCGACAGTCCTACAGTAGTGGGAGCCCAGGTGGCCAACGAGCTGTTGGATATTGACGGGATCAAGGCATCCTTTGTGCTCACTGGCGTGGAGGAGCGTGTCTATGTCAGCGCCAGGTCCATCGACGAAGTAAATGTCCAGAAGATCATGGAACAGTTTGGAGGCGGGGGACATCTGACGGTAGCCGGAGCCCAGATGGTGGATGTATCCCTTTATGACGCAAAACAAATCATCAAAGGAACTCTGCAGTTTATGAAAGAGGAAGGAGACATATAA
- a CDS encoding PTS sugar transporter subunit IIB, protein MKKIIVACGSGVATSQTVASKVNRLLKENKVDAQVEAVDLKSVDRYMDSSAAYIAITKIDKEYPIPVINGIAFLTGVGQDAELQKLIDACK, encoded by the coding sequence ATGAAAAAGATTATTGTGGCATGTGGAAGCGGAGTAGCAACATCTCAGACAGTGGCGAGCAAGGTAAACCGTTTATTAAAGGAGAATAAGGTAGACGCACAGGTGGAAGCCGTAGACTTAAAGTCTGTGGACCGTTATATGGATTCCAGTGCAGCATATATCGCTATCACTAAGATTGACAAGGAATACCCGATCCCGGTTATCAACGGTATCGCATTCTTAACCGGTGTGGGACAGGATGCCGAGCTTCAGAAGCTGATCGACGCCTGCAAGTAA
- the rplI gene encoding 50S ribosomal protein L9, whose protein sequence is MKVILLQDVKNVGKKDDIIDANDGYARNVLLRKGLGVEASKKAVNDLKLKKANEDKLAKERLEEAKKFAEELKEKEVILTMKVGEGGRTFGAVSTKEIAEAAKKQLGYDLDKKKMHTEPIKTLGVHNVEVRVHPKVTATLKVKVKEDK, encoded by the coding sequence ATGAAGGTTATTTTATTACAGGATGTAAAAAATGTAGGGAAAAAAGACGATATTATTGACGCAAACGACGGATACGCAAGAAATGTGCTCCTGCGCAAGGGGCTTGGTGTGGAGGCAAGCAAGAAAGCAGTCAACGATCTGAAGCTTAAGAAGGCTAATGAAGATAAATTAGCAAAAGAAAGATTAGAAGAGGCAAAGAAGTTTGCTGAGGAGCTCAAAGAAAAAGAAGTCATCTTGACAATGAAAGTGGGAGAAGGCGGAAGAACATTTGGTGCCGTATCTACAAAAGAGATCGCCGAAGCTGCTAAGAAACAGCTTGGATATGACTTGGACAAAAAGAAGATGCACACAGAGCCGATCAAGACGCTTGGCGTACACAATGTGGAGGTCAGAGTGCACCCGAAAGTGACTGCCACGTTAAAGGTGAAAGTGAAAGAGGATAAATAA
- a CDS encoding dihydroxyacetone kinase subunit DhaK: MQRFVNDPDYVVEDMLKGFLKAHGDLVAKSEANDRVVKYINTPVEGKVGLVTGGGSGHEPAFLGYVGKNMVDAVAVGEVFSSPSAQAFYDAFMEADAGEGVACLFGNYAGDNMNVKMAVRKAKKAGVTVKYVTANDDVASSPKETKEKRHGIAGGVFMWKIGGARAAMGGSLDEVIASAQKAVDNTRSICVGLSPCAIPAVGHPNFQIEEGTMEVGIGHHGEPGINVQELEPAKKVARNMAETVVEDLEIKDGEEAAVLLSGLGATPVMELYVLYDEIEAYLRERGISVYKVLIGDYVTSLDMNGAALTIMRLDDELKELLDHEAKSPGIEVSK, encoded by the coding sequence ATGCAGAGGTTTGTCAATGATCCGGATTACGTCGTAGAAGATATGCTCAAAGGGTTTTTAAAAGCCCACGGAGATCTTGTCGCGAAGTCTGAGGCCAATGACCGTGTGGTAAAATACATAAATACACCGGTGGAAGGAAAGGTCGGACTGGTAACAGGCGGCGGCAGCGGACATGAACCTGCTTTTCTTGGCTATGTCGGAAAGAATATGGTGGATGCTGTGGCAGTCGGCGAAGTTTTCTCTTCGCCGTCCGCCCAGGCATTCTATGACGCATTTATGGAGGCGGACGCTGGAGAAGGCGTGGCCTGTCTGTTCGGAAACTATGCCGGAGACAACATGAATGTAAAGATGGCTGTCCGAAAAGCTAAAAAAGCCGGCGTCACTGTAAAATATGTAACCGCAAACGATGATGTGGCCTCATCTCCGAAAGAAACGAAAGAAAAACGCCACGGTATCGCAGGCGGCGTTTTTATGTGGAAGATCGGGGGAGCCAGAGCCGCGATGGGAGGCAGCCTGGATGAGGTGATCGCTTCTGCTCAGAAAGCTGTGGACAACACAAGAAGCATCTGTGTGGGATTAAGTCCATGTGCTATACCGGCTGTAGGGCATCCGAATTTCCAGATTGAAGAAGGAACCATGGAAGTGGGTATCGGACATCACGGGGAGCCGGGCATCAACGTTCAGGAACTAGAGCCTGCCAAGAAGGTCGCCAGGAATATGGCGGAGACCGTAGTGGAGGATCTGGAGATAAAAGACGGAGAAGAGGCGGCAGTGCTGCTTTCTGGTCTCGGCGCAACTCCGGTGATGGAATTATATGTACTGTATGATGAGATTGAAGCGTACTTGAGAGAAAGAGGGATTTCCGTTTATAAAGTTTTGATCGGAGACTATGTGACTTCACTTGATATGAACGGAGCTGCTCTGACCATTATGCGGCTGGATGACGAATTAAAAGAACTGCTGGACCATGAGGCAAAGTCACCGGGCATTGAGGTCAGCAAGTAG
- the dnaB gene encoding replicative DNA helicase, translating into MDEAFIKKIQPNSMEAEQSVIGAMIMDRDAIADVSDIVTKEDFYQKQNGILFESMSELYKEGKPVDLVTLQNKLKEKDVPESMKSLEFIRDLLEAVPTSANAKQYAQIVKEKSTLRKLIRVTEEITKDCYLGKEEVPLILEKTEKDVFGLLQEASGREDFVSIDQVVLNTLESIEEAAASDGRITGVATGFDDLDFKLTGLHPSELIMVAARPAMGKTAFVLNIAQHAAVRKNVPTAIFSLEMSKEQLVTRMISMEAMVDSQAIRTGELQETEWEKIMESAGTIGRSPLIIDDTPGITVAELRSKCRRYKQTYGLGLIIIDYLQLMSGGKKSESRQQEISEISRSLKALAREMDAPVIALSQLSRMVEQRKPPKPVLSDLRESGSIEQDADVVMFIYRDDYYNEDSEKKGLAEIIVAKQRNGSTGSVELVWLGQYTKFGNKEKIRM; encoded by the coding sequence ATGGATGAGGCATTTATCAAGAAGATACAACCGAACAGCATGGAGGCCGAACAGTCTGTCATCGGAGCGATGATCATGGACCGGGATGCCATCGCTGACGTTTCTGATATTGTCACCAAGGAGGATTTCTATCAGAAGCAGAATGGGATCCTCTTTGAGTCCATGTCAGAGCTTTATAAGGAGGGGAAACCGGTTGACTTGGTCACCCTTCAGAATAAGCTGAAAGAAAAAGATGTGCCGGAGTCCATGAAAAGCCTGGAATTTATAAGGGATCTCTTAGAGGCTGTACCTACGTCTGCCAATGCCAAGCAGTATGCCCAGATCGTCAAGGAGAAGTCTACCTTAAGAAAGCTGATCAGAGTCACCGAGGAGATTACAAAGGACTGTTATCTTGGAAAAGAGGAAGTTCCGCTGATCCTGGAGAAGACGGAGAAGGATGTATTCGGGCTTCTGCAGGAGGCCAGCGGCCGTGAAGATTTTGTCTCCATTGACCAGGTAGTACTCAACACGCTGGAGAGTATAGAGGAAGCGGCAGCGTCCGACGGAAGGATCACAGGGGTTGCCACGGGGTTTGATGACCTTGATTTTAAGCTTACGGGTCTTCATCCGTCAGAGTTAATCATGGTGGCTGCAAGACCGGCCATGGGTAAGACCGCATTTGTCTTAAACATCGCACAGCATGCGGCGGTGAGGAAGAATGTTCCTACAGCTATTTTCAGTTTGGAAATGTCCAAGGAGCAGCTGGTGACCCGTATGATCTCCATGGAGGCCATGGTGGATTCCCAGGCGATCCGTACCGGAGAGCTCCAGGAGACCGAGTGGGAGAAGATTATGGAGAGTGCCGGTACCATCGGGCGTTCTCCGCTGATCATAGATGATACTCCGGGTATCACGGTGGCGGAACTAAGATCCAAGTGCCGGCGCTATAAACAGACATACGGTCTGGGCCTGATCATCATTGACTACCTGCAGCTCATGTCAGGCGGTAAAAAGTCAGAGTCCAGACAGCAGGAGATCTCCGAGATCTCCCGTTCCCTGAAAGCGCTGGCCAGGGAGATGGATGCCCCGGTTATCGCTCTTTCACAGCTGAGCCGTATGGTAGAGCAGAGGAAGCCGCCGAAACCGGTCCTGTCTGACCTTAGAGAGTCCGGTTCCATCGAGCAGGATGCCGATGTGGTCATGTTTATTTACAGGGATGATTATTACAATGAGGACTCGGAGAAAAAGGGTCTTGCGGAGATCATCGTGGCTAAGCAGAGAAACGGTTCCACCGGAAGTGTGGAGCTTGTCTGGTTAGGCCAGTACACCAAGTTCGGGAATAAAGAAAAAATCAGGATGTAG
- a CDS encoding DUF1858 domain-containing protein, protein MNTITKDMVIGDLLALDQNFAAILMASGMHCVGCPSSQGETLEEAAFVHGMNVDELLGRLNEYMETKQA, encoded by the coding sequence ATGAATACAATCACAAAGGACATGGTAATCGGTGATCTGCTGGCCCTTGACCAGAATTTCGCGGCCATCTTAATGGCATCCGGCATGCACTGTGTAGGCTGCCCGTCTTCCCAGGGCGAGACACTGGAAGAAGCGGCTTTCGTTCATGGCATGAATGTGGATGAACTGCTTGGAAGACTAAATGAATATATGGAGACAAAACAGGCTTAA
- a CDS encoding PTS galactitol transporter subunit IIC yields the protein MQALSSVVNYLLSLGAAIFVPIIIIIAGLIVRMKVKDAVSAGITLGVAFTGMTMLISFMTDTISPAAQAMLKSTGISLPIVDGGWTTMSTISWSWPYAFLMFPLLIIINVIMLVINKTNTFNADLWNVWGKIFTAVAVVAITKPHFGGAGSIACAFVVAAIQIIFELKAADMHQHRIEKLSGIPGVTCTHKMTFLAAVMYPIDCILKKVPALNKQFDAAALKDKVGIFAENHILGFILGIIFGVLARYSVADTLTLAIKAATALTLFPVITKYFMQALAPISEAVSDFMNKKFSGRTLVVGLDWPFLGGSNEIWLAVIYSVPITLLFSMFLPGNEILPFAGIINLALAVPAFLVTGGNLIRMIILCTVFAPVFLWVGTAFAPFMTDLARTTGAVSLKAGEMISNSSIDGPIQTYAFSHVFKVLDGNFIPLAILVVWVICFVLYYRSLSKEAQQETNN from the coding sequence ATGCAAGCATTAAGTTCAGTTGTCAATTATCTATTAAGTTTGGGGGCGGCGATTTTTGTGCCGATCATTATCATTATCGCCGGACTGATCGTAAGGATGAAGGTGAAGGATGCGGTTTCCGCCGGTATCACACTCGGGGTGGCGTTTACAGGAATGACAATGCTCATTTCCTTCATGACGGATACCATCAGCCCAGCGGCTCAGGCCATGTTAAAATCAACCGGTATTTCACTGCCTATCGTGGATGGAGGCTGGACCACCATGTCAACCATATCCTGGTCCTGGCCGTATGCGTTTTTAATGTTCCCGCTGTTGATCATCATCAATGTCATCATGCTGGTCATTAACAAAACAAATACATTCAACGCCGATCTTTGGAATGTATGGGGTAAGATTTTTACTGCCGTTGCCGTTGTAGCCATCACAAAACCTCATTTTGGAGGGGCAGGATCCATTGCCTGCGCATTTGTGGTAGCAGCTATCCAGATCATTTTTGAGCTGAAAGCGGCAGATATGCATCAGCACAGAATCGAGAAGCTTTCCGGAATTCCGGGTGTAACCTGTACCCATAAGATGACCTTCCTGGCAGCTGTCATGTATCCGATCGACTGTATTTTAAAGAAAGTACCTGCATTAAACAAACAGTTTGACGCAGCGGCATTAAAAGATAAAGTTGGTATTTTTGCAGAGAACCATATCCTTGGATTCATTCTTGGTATTATTTTCGGAGTTCTCGCTAGATACAGTGTAGCAGATACTCTGACCCTGGCGATTAAGGCAGCGACAGCGCTGACTCTGTTCCCGGTTATCACAAAATACTTTATGCAGGCATTGGCTCCGATATCTGAGGCAGTCAGTGACTTCATGAATAAGAAGTTCTCAGGAAGAACGCTTGTGGTAGGGCTTGACTGGCCGTTCCTCGGAGGATCCAATGAGATATGGCTGGCAGTGATCTACTCTGTGCCGATCACATTATTATTCTCTATGTTCCTGCCGGGAAATGAAATCCTTCCGTTTGCAGGTATCATCAACCTTGCACTTGCCGTACCAGCATTCCTTGTTACCGGAGGAAACCTGATCCGTATGATTATTCTCTGCACCGTCTTCGCGCCGGTATTCTTATGGGTTGGTACTGCGTTCGCGCCGTTTATGACTGACCTTGCAAGGACAACAGGAGCAGTATCTCTGAAAGCGGGAGAGATGATCTCCAACAGTTCCATTGATGGACCGATCCAGACTTACGCTTTCTCCCATGTATTTAAGGTACTGGACGGAAACTTTATTCCGCTGGCCATCCTGGTCGTCTGGGTGATCTGTTTTGTACTCTACTACAGAAGCCTTAGCAAAGAAGCACAGCAGGAAACAAACAACTAA